A genomic region of Rhodococcus pyridinivorans contains the following coding sequences:
- a CDS encoding primosomal protein: MAGDIVPIELGLTDGNLVTLWAPRWREGDDEWEAFLGHGDDLYAFPSVPELVAFVRSGADNDLVEHEAWPIVSKLAASEFEPDEPHTYDLVGVPELVADDPDPVSVSELQDTFDIVSILGDVCDLDVVTKFFEREEIDLLLQHGVSAFRTREGLDLWNRVGTAVAQDWDGVIDALDAVISTPDVDAAVVAEIESELVAVDENEVEADDTVEDVDADDEYEFIDTDDEDDGYKFWARVGIDPIRIITTDGTWYSLRCYVNDDAVFLGHDGTIDVFPSERALARHLADNHDHDLATLEPYTEIQLAAVDGSLDVTVTDDNVYVLTGIADDIAQGVAAVDPDQLELAVELFVDAANFADDDSTEAALAASTELGWFVNHVIEPDSGRTAPKPPFDTESLAWRELEREFEARLRRH; this comes from the coding sequence ATGGCTGGAGACATCGTCCCGATCGAGCTCGGTCTCACCGACGGCAACCTCGTGACGCTCTGGGCGCCGCGCTGGCGCGAAGGCGACGACGAGTGGGAGGCATTCCTCGGCCACGGCGACGATCTGTACGCCTTCCCGTCGGTCCCCGAGCTCGTCGCGTTCGTGCGTTCGGGTGCCGACAACGACCTCGTCGAGCACGAGGCGTGGCCGATCGTGTCCAAGCTTGCGGCCTCGGAGTTCGAACCCGACGAACCGCACACCTACGACCTCGTCGGCGTCCCCGAACTCGTGGCCGACGATCCGGATCCCGTGTCGGTGTCCGAGCTGCAGGACACCTTCGACATCGTGAGCATCCTCGGCGACGTCTGCGATCTCGACGTCGTGACGAAGTTCTTCGAACGCGAGGAGATCGACCTCCTGTTGCAGCACGGTGTCTCGGCCTTCCGCACGCGTGAGGGCCTCGACCTGTGGAATCGCGTCGGAACCGCGGTCGCGCAGGACTGGGACGGCGTGATCGACGCGCTCGACGCCGTGATCTCCACTCCCGACGTCGATGCTGCCGTGGTCGCCGAGATCGAATCCGAGCTCGTCGCGGTCGACGAGAACGAGGTCGAGGCCGACGACACGGTCGAGGACGTCGACGCCGACGACGAGTACGAGTTCATCGACACCGATGACGAGGACGACGGCTACAAGTTCTGGGCCCGGGTCGGCATCGATCCCATCCGGATCATCACGACCGACGGCACCTGGTACTCGCTGCGGTGCTACGTGAACGACGACGCCGTCTTCCTCGGCCACGACGGCACGATCGACGTCTTCCCGTCCGAGCGCGCGCTGGCCCGCCACCTCGCCGACAACCACGACCACGACCTCGCGACGCTCGAGCCGTACACGGAGATCCAGCTCGCCGCCGTCGACGGATCGCTCGACGTGACGGTCACCGACGACAACGTCTATGTGCTCACCGGGATCGCCGACGACATCGCTCAGGGTGTTGCGGCCGTCGACCCCGACCAGCTCGAACTCGCGGTCGAGTTGTTCGTCGACGCAGCGAACTTCGCGGACGACGACTCGACGGAGGCCGCGCTCGCCGCGTCCACGGAACTCGGCTGGTTCGTCAACCACGTGATCGAACCCGACTCGGGACGAACGGCACCCAAGCCGCCGTTCGACACCGAATCCCTCGCCTGGCGCGAGCTCGAGCGCGAGTTCGAAGCGCGACTGCGTCGGCACTGA
- a CDS encoding YbaB/EbfC family nucleoid-associated protein: protein MSKPMVEAIVDRAHVRLDALERTVERLGAVRGTASSPDGRVTARVDGSGALEGLELAEPIGGTDPRELAAVILATVHDAARQAAAARVSAMDELRAALDASDAGPVAVGHHPVTVGDRPVTR, encoded by the coding sequence ATGAGCAAACCGATGGTGGAGGCGATCGTCGACCGAGCCCACGTCCGGCTCGATGCGCTCGAACGCACGGTGGAGAGGCTCGGCGCGGTCCGGGGCACCGCGAGCAGTCCCGACGGACGCGTGACCGCCCGTGTGGACGGTTCGGGAGCGCTCGAAGGACTCGAGCTGGCCGAGCCGATCGGCGGCACCGACCCCCGCGAACTGGCCGCGGTGATTCTCGCGACCGTGCACGACGCCGCACGGCAGGCCGCTGCCGCGCGCGTCTCCGCGATGGACGAGCTCCGCGCGGCCCTCGACGCGAGCGACGCCGGTCCGGTCGCCGTCGGTCACCACCCGGTCACCGTCGGCGACCGTCCGGTAACGCGATGA
- a CDS encoding C40 family peptidase, whose amino-acid sequence MIGGDLLVAPLTGLLDAFGTALPPGVDPGEMVRIGAQWAEEVHATGRDAVAELAWAWGGPAASQAIASAEQVLADVLAAADRGSALAGIALEATVTVVTGAAEIARLVDSFVTFAEQAAPATSLPQGQLALLAVAIDHLVAGLDVLTQVTGTLAELTDRASALLPPEPSAPPIDSGHHPGPDPAGDEPRSLHTFGGGLSTGVEVRLPDGSVSLAPNETAAAAVRHALAQQGTPYVWGGTSPGSGLDCSGLTQYAYAQAGVELPRLAQEQDVGTRVDPAAALPGDLVVWDGHVAMVVGNGLMVEAGDPVSVTPMRTSNGGMAFHGVYRPTAG is encoded by the coding sequence GTGATCGGAGGGGATCTGCTCGTCGCTCCGCTGACCGGCCTGCTCGACGCGTTCGGCACCGCGCTGCCACCCGGCGTCGATCCGGGCGAGATGGTGCGCATCGGTGCGCAGTGGGCCGAGGAGGTACATGCGACCGGGCGCGACGCCGTCGCCGAGCTCGCCTGGGCCTGGGGTGGCCCGGCCGCCTCGCAGGCGATCGCGAGTGCCGAGCAGGTCCTCGCCGACGTCCTCGCGGCGGCCGATCGTGGGTCGGCACTGGCCGGGATCGCGCTCGAGGCGACCGTCACGGTGGTCACCGGTGCGGCCGAGATCGCTCGTCTCGTCGACTCGTTCGTCACCTTCGCCGAGCAGGCCGCACCCGCGACGTCGCTTCCACAGGGGCAGCTCGCGCTCCTCGCAGTGGCGATCGACCACCTCGTCGCCGGGCTGGACGTGCTGACACAGGTGACCGGAACGCTCGCGGAGCTGACCGATCGGGCGTCCGCACTCCTTCCACCCGAGCCCTCCGCTCCCCCGATCGACTCCGGTCACCATCCCGGCCCCGACCCGGCCGGCGACGAGCCACGTTCGCTCCACACCTTCGGTGGAGGGCTCTCGACGGGCGTGGAGGTGCGGCTTCCGGACGGCAGCGTCAGCCTGGCACCGAACGAGACCGCTGCGGCAGCGGTGCGTCACGCCCTCGCCCAGCAGGGCACCCCGTACGTGTGGGGCGGCACGAGTCCCGGCTCCGGCCTCGACTGCAGCGGACTGACGCAGTACGCCTACGCGCAGGCCGGGGTCGAACTGCCGCGGTTGGCCCAGGAACAGGACGTCGGCACACGGGTGGATCCTGCGGCCGCCCTGCCCGGAGACCTCGTCGTGTGGGACGGGCACGTGGCGATGGTGGTGGGCAACGGCCTCATGGTCGAGGCGGGCGACCCCGTCTCCGTGACGCCGATGCGCACCAGCAACGGTGGAATGGCCTTCCACGGTGTCTACCGCCCGACCGCCGGCTGA
- a CDS encoding type VII secretion target: MTENSGRDAIRIDTSAVGRFGDDAVELAARLHEAAERTRHGDPSALSAALGPIGAPVLAALTATHSAHVRDLGRLGDLLGGMGDAAKASVAAYEHTTDDTAARLDSVVESL; this comes from the coding sequence GTGACCGAGAACTCCGGTAGGGACGCGATACGGATCGACACGAGTGCCGTCGGGAGGTTCGGCGACGACGCTGTCGAACTCGCCGCGCGCCTGCACGAGGCCGCCGAACGGACACGGCACGGCGACCCCTCGGCGCTGAGCGCCGCACTGGGTCCGATCGGGGCACCCGTGCTCGCCGCTCTCACCGCGACCCACTCCGCGCACGTGCGCGATCTCGGCCGGCTCGGCGACCTGCTCGGCGGAATGGGAGACGCCGCGAAGGCCTCCGTGGCCGCCTACGAGCACACCACCGACGACACCGCCGCACGACTCGACTCCGTCGTGGAGTCACTGTGA
- the upp gene encoding uracil phosphoribosyltransferase produces MDSLVVDHPLAASLLTILRDERSDNAAFRHALRRLTQMLVYEAVRDAPTETFDVKTPVAVTTGVRLQQPPLLVPVLRAGLGMVEQAHALIPQAQVGFVGLARDEKTFEPVPYLESLPEDLSGLPVFVLDPMLATGGSMVHTLDILAQRGATDITAICVVAAPQGVEALAASGHPVRLVTASVDEGLNENKYIVPGLGDAGDRQFGPR; encoded by the coding sequence ATGGATTCGCTCGTCGTCGACCATCCGCTCGCTGCTTCGCTCCTGACCATCCTTCGCGACGAACGCAGCGACAACGCTGCCTTCCGGCACGCGTTGAGGCGGCTCACCCAGATGCTCGTCTACGAGGCGGTGCGCGATGCGCCCACCGAGACGTTCGACGTCAAGACGCCGGTCGCGGTGACGACGGGGGTACGGTTGCAGCAGCCTCCGCTGCTCGTCCCGGTTCTTCGCGCCGGCCTCGGCATGGTCGAACAGGCCCACGCCCTGATTCCCCAGGCGCAGGTCGGTTTCGTCGGTCTCGCTCGTGACGAGAAGACCTTCGAGCCGGTGCCCTATCTGGAGTCGTTGCCGGAGGACCTGTCGGGTCTTCCCGTCTTCGTGCTCGACCCGATGCTCGCGACCGGGGGGTCGATGGTGCACACCCTCGACATCCTCGCCCAGCGCGGTGCCACGGATATCACCGCGATCTGTGTGGTCGCGGCGCCGCAGGGCGTCGAGGCCCTTGCTGCCTCGGGTCATCCGGTCCGGTTGGTCACGGCGTCGGTCGATGAAGGTCTCAACGAGAACAAGTACATCGTGCCGGGTCTCGGCGATGCGGGGGACAGGCAGTTCGGGCCGCGATAA
- a CDS encoding MspA family porin: protein MGAVAVLAAVTSHGTAAAAVDNSRILPLDGGHAIEVIQADTSTQSVPPLDSSPLSVEFFHDEIATVRITGPNAANFVGTAVEVGFQVGYPVALPGATVTVITPSLSWGVDNGAAIGLSLDNEGGASLDLGLEAGGSLSGDIIPSQEVEIPLEPGGITSVPIVEGFEFDGSSTTIRIAGVHGSVSGAIGPVMIRPYLKAVTADRNTVVTYGVPQQV, encoded by the coding sequence GTGGGCGCGGTCGCCGTCCTCGCCGCAGTGACGAGTCACGGCACGGCTGCGGCTGCTGTCGACAACTCGCGTATCCTCCCGTTGGACGGAGGGCACGCGATCGAAGTGATCCAGGCCGACACCTCGACACAGTCGGTGCCGCCGCTCGACAGCTCACCGCTGAGTGTCGAGTTCTTCCACGACGAGATTGCTACCGTTCGGATCACCGGTCCGAATGCGGCGAACTTCGTCGGGACGGCGGTGGAGGTCGGTTTCCAGGTCGGCTACCCGGTCGCGCTGCCGGGGGCGACGGTCACCGTCATCACTCCGAGCCTGTCCTGGGGTGTGGACAACGGTGCGGCCATCGGCCTCTCGCTCGACAACGAAGGTGGTGCCTCGCTCGATCTCGGCCTGGAGGCGGGTGGTTCGCTCAGCGGCGACATCATCCCGTCCCAGGAGGTCGAGATCCCGCTCGAGCCGGGCGGCATCACGTCCGTCCCGATCGTCGAGGGCTTCGAGTTCGACGGCAGCTCGACGACCATCCGGATCGCCGGCGTGCATGGCTCGGTCTCGGGAGCCATCGGGCCGGTGATGATCCGTCCGTACCTGAAGGCTGTCACCGCCGACCGGAACACCGTCGTCACTTACGGTGTGCCGCAGCAGGTTTGA
- a CDS encoding phospho-sugar mutase, whose translation MTLRFGTAGLRGPVGDGPDCMNVPVVVRTTAGLAAWLEANGQGDGTVVVGRDARTGSAEFHTAAAEVLAAAGFEVVAFGEPLPTPVTAFAVRALGAVAGVQITASHNPAADNGYKVYLADGAQLAAPADREIETAIDAVGSAADVPRMPVAPSGDDLVDRYLARVASLPRSPHRGMRIALTALHGVGGETAVAALRSAGFDDIHVVASQFAPDPAFPTVAFPNPEEPGATEALLALAAEVDADIALALDPDADRCAVGVPGPRGWTMLRGDETGVLLGDRILASSPPGSLVATTIVSSTMLGRLATARGARYAQTLTGFKWLARAGDGLVYAYEEAIGHCVDPDAVRDKDGIATAVMVADYAADLKQAGRTLLDALDDLHRELGVHVGDQVSTRVDDLQRIGTVMTRLRAEPPTTLAGLEVTATDLAESPGPMHTDALVFESREDVAGGPRVRVVVRPSGTEPKLKVYLEVVTDRDRPAAEAILDALRGWAASLGDENP comes from the coding sequence GTGACGCTGCGATTCGGCACCGCGGGGTTGCGCGGCCCGGTCGGCGACGGACCGGACTGCATGAACGTACCCGTCGTCGTCCGCACCACCGCCGGACTCGCGGCGTGGCTCGAGGCGAACGGGCAGGGCGACGGCACCGTCGTCGTCGGCCGCGACGCCCGTACGGGCTCGGCGGAATTCCACACCGCCGCGGCAGAGGTTCTCGCCGCGGCCGGCTTCGAGGTCGTCGCCTTCGGAGAGCCGCTCCCCACCCCGGTGACCGCCTTCGCGGTACGGGCGCTGGGCGCCGTTGCGGGCGTGCAGATCACGGCATCGCACAATCCCGCCGCCGACAACGGGTACAAGGTCTATCTCGCCGACGGAGCGCAACTGGCCGCACCCGCCGATCGGGAGATCGAAACGGCGATCGACGCCGTCGGTTCCGCCGCGGACGTGCCCCGGATGCCGGTCGCGCCGTCGGGTGACGACCTCGTCGACCGCTATCTCGCCCGGGTCGCGTCGCTCCCCCGCTCACCGCACCGAGGCATGCGCATCGCCCTGACGGCACTGCACGGTGTCGGCGGCGAGACGGCAGTCGCGGCCCTGCGTTCCGCGGGATTCGACGACATCCACGTCGTGGCGTCCCAGTTCGCACCCGACCCGGCGTTTCCCACCGTCGCCTTCCCCAACCCCGAGGAACCGGGCGCAACAGAGGCTCTGCTCGCGCTGGCGGCCGAGGTCGACGCCGACATCGCCCTGGCGCTCGATCCCGATGCCGATCGTTGCGCCGTCGGTGTCCCGGGCCCGCGGGGATGGACGATGCTGCGCGGCGACGAGACCGGGGTCCTGCTCGGCGACCGGATCCTCGCGTCGTCACCGCCCGGCTCACTGGTCGCGACCACCATTGTCTCGTCGACCATGCTGGGGCGACTCGCGACCGCACGCGGCGCGCGATATGCGCAGACGCTCACGGGTTTCAAGTGGCTCGCCCGCGCCGGTGACGGCCTCGTCTACGCGTACGAGGAGGCGATCGGGCACTGCGTCGATCCGGACGCTGTGCGCGACAAGGACGGCATCGCGACCGCCGTAATGGTCGCCGACTACGCGGCCGATTTGAAGCAGGCCGGCCGGACACTGCTCGACGCACTCGACGACCTGCATCGCGAACTCGGTGTCCACGTCGGCGATCAGGTGTCGACCCGCGTCGACGACCTGCAGCGCATCGGCACCGTGATGACGCGACTGCGTGCGGAGCCGCCGACGACCCTCGCGGGTCTGGAGGTGACCGCGACCGATCTCGCCGAGAGCCCGGGACCGATGCACACCGACGCTCTCGTCTTCGAGAGTCGCGAGGACGTCGCGGGCGGGCCGAGGGTGCGCGTGGTGGTGCGCCCCTCGGGCACCGAACCGAAGCTCAAGGTCTACCTGGAGGTGGTCACGGATCGGGACCGCCCGGCGGCGGAAGCGATACTCGACGCCCTGCGCGGATGGGCGGCCTCGCTCGGTGACGAGAACCCCTGA
- a CDS encoding purine-nucleoside phosphorylase, whose product MGEPDHVFDPTAAADAAAAALAERTGVAEHSVAVVLGSGWRAAVESFGIPVATIPMSELPGFAPPTAAGHAGNIHSVRAGDNAVLVLAGRIHAYEGHDLARVVHPVRTAVAAGARTVVLTNAAGGIDPEFSVGQPVLISDHLNLTGRSPLVGAQFVDLVDAYSPDLRALACEIDPSLREGVYAGLPGPHYETPAEIRMLRTLGADLVGMSTVHETIAARAAGARVLAVSLVTNAAAGITGAPLDHTEVLAAGRAAATRMGDLLRDLAARL is encoded by the coding sequence ATGGGAGAACCCGATCACGTCTTCGACCCCACCGCGGCCGCCGACGCCGCAGCCGCCGCTCTCGCCGAACGGACGGGGGTCGCCGAACACTCCGTCGCCGTCGTCCTCGGGTCCGGCTGGCGGGCCGCAGTCGAGAGTTTCGGCATCCCCGTCGCCACGATCCCGATGAGCGAGCTACCCGGCTTCGCACCGCCGACGGCGGCAGGGCATGCCGGGAACATCCACTCCGTGCGCGCCGGTGACAACGCCGTCCTCGTCCTCGCCGGCCGCATCCACGCCTACGAGGGGCACGACCTCGCCCGCGTCGTCCATCCCGTGCGCACGGCAGTCGCAGCGGGTGCCCGCACCGTCGTCCTCACCAATGCGGCGGGCGGCATCGATCCCGAGTTCTCCGTGGGACAACCGGTTCTCATCTCGGACCACCTCAATCTCACCGGTCGCTCGCCGCTGGTGGGTGCCCAGTTCGTCGACCTCGTCGACGCCTACTCGCCGGATCTTCGTGCACTCGCCTGCGAGATCGATCCGTCGCTGCGCGAAGGGGTCTACGCCGGTCTGCCCGGGCCGCACTACGAGACCCCGGCGGAGATCCGGATGCTGCGCACCCTCGGCGCCGACCTCGTCGGCATGTCCACGGTCCACGAGACCATCGCGGCGCGCGCGGCCGGAGCGCGCGTGCTCGCGGTCTCGCTGGTGACCAACGCCGCGGCCGGCATCACCGGCGCTCCCCTCGACCACACCGAGGTACTGGCCGCGGGTCGTGCGGCCGCGACCCGGATGGGCGATCTTCTGCGCGATCTGGCGGCCCGGCTGTGA